The following DNA comes from Rosa rugosa chromosome 5, drRosRugo1.1, whole genome shotgun sequence.
AAAGGAGTGTACAAGAAGTCCGCAGAAAACACTAAGGAAGACAGCTAGAGCATTAGACTAAACAGCTCAGCTGTCTGTAAAACTGCGAAGACTAAGAATCCTAGACCACAACAGCTTGCCAAACTAGGATAATAGAGGAAAAATGTATAATCTTTAAATTCCCCAGATATAGAGGCCCATAAAGATGCCCAGAACTTTACACTTTGCCACAGATCTTCCATCTCTGCAACACCCATATGCTTCAAAAATCCTTTTAGTTCTTTCCATCGAAACCACCCAAACTACATCCAACACCCCGCAGCCCCAAAGGATTTTGGCCTCTTTTACTCTGCCAAACTCAGAAGGCTTTTCACTTAACAAATCAATCTCCCCTGAAGAACTTGTCCAATCCACACTCCTGCCTCCTTAAACAACTCTTTTCATGAAAAAGTAGTCACTTCACAATGCACAAAAACATGATCAACACTCTCCCATTGAGCCCTGCACAGAATACACCAGTGTGGAGAGAAACAGCAGCCTGGTTTCCTTCTCTGAAAAACATCACTATTCACCCTCCCATGAGCCACAAGCCTCCATCCAAAAAATTTACCTTGAGAGGAACCTTAGCTTTCCAGAAAAAAAGTTTGCTGGAGCAAAGACTGGATCTGGCCTATCACTAATATGGAGTTATGAAAGTATGTGCATGGGAATTTACCAGCAGGTTCAAGCCTCCATCTCCTTTCATCTGGTTTGGAATCAATCAATCTTACCGTTTCTAGCTCAATCAGTGACGAGGAAAACTCTAAAGAAGAGATAGTTTGACTTAATCCTTCTCTTTATGAGTGCTTTCATTTGCCAGAGGTGAATTCTGCTAAGTTGGGTAGAATTGATGGAGATCAGATGAAGAAATAATATATATGTCTTACCGTGCGAGTCTTTTATTGCTGAAAAGTATTCTTGTGTCTTCTAGAGTTTGCTTGGGTCATGTTTTAGTTTTCCCAAGGTAATTTCTGTTGATCTTAAATAATTAGACTTGTGGGATTCCTGGAGTCATTAATATGATTCTGAATTGGTGCCCCTAACCTAATGATGAGGGTATTTTCTGGCCTTCATTTAAATCTTATAATGTGTCGGTTATGATACAATGAACATTGGTTCTGAGAAGTTGCCATTCTTCTTTATCATTGCTGAGTTGTTTTTCTGATAATCAAGCACATGACTGCTTAGGGAGAATACTTCATAAATTCTATAATGTTGATATCTATATAGTTCATAAGATAGTAAGATACACGTGTGTCCTTGGTTTTCTACTTTCGGAAGTTGACATTGTTTCTTGTATTTCCCTCTCCGCTATTTTGCTGGAGTGTCTAGCTCTACTATTGCTGTTTTTTTCATTGTTTCTTTAATGTTTGGTCCTTTTCCGTTCTCTTATTCTGGTTATGCATTTCTCATGATACACCAATTTCATTTCTGTTAAATAGTAAGCTGTACTACAGTGATAcaccaattttgtgactttatgTAACCGAGGAATCTCTTGCAGCCCTGCAGAGACACTATGCAGTATTGCAGGCCCTGGCTCTGGATGAGGATGATATACCGGAAATTAAAGATGAAACTTTACCTGATGAGGAAGGCATGTCTAGGTAAGGGGAAGTGTGCACTTGCATCTCTGCCTTGTATACGTCTTGCTTCCCATAATTTCATAGAAACAGTATGCAGTTTGATCATACTTTCTCAATTGACTTGAAAAGCCGGAAGAATGAAATGATTGATTTTCTTatcttttaattttatttttttattttcaatttttcttgtttctgcACAATGTTATTAACATTTTGTCTTTGCACATATGATGGCCTTATAGACCAGGAGTTGTTAGAACAATAGAAGAATTCAAGCATTCCGTTTATGGAGAAAATTATGATGAGGAAAGTGAAGTTGGAAATGCCAAAGTAAGTGAGACCACCAAAAAGCGAAAAGCAGCTGCTGAAAATGCAGTTAAAGAGATTGCTAAGCATGACTGGGCTGACCTTGCAGATAACGGAAAGGTGAAACTAAAGTTGCTTTGTTATACTCCATTGCTCATTGTTTTAGTTGCCAAGGGGTCTTGCTTATTAAACCCTTGGTAGAAGGGGACCAATTATTCTCATATAAATTTGTTTAGATAAAATAGCAGGTAAAGGAAGATTAATTTGTGGCTTCGACTGTTGTGATCTAATCTGACATGTAAGGATGCTTGCATCTTTCACAATGTCTATAAATTTGGACATGCTAATATTTATGAATTCTATATGTAAGGGGGCTAATTCTATATGTTCTTACCTCCATCTCCCCTCCAGTAAAAACCCTCGAGAGTGAATCGCCCCTTCACACCATAAATAGCACATAGAAAGTTGCATGAATTTAGGCATCATTATCCTGTTAAGTTTTCGTTACGGGTCAGTAATTTTGATGATGCTAATCAGTTGCAATATGATCCATGATTTGCAGTTAAAGAATTTGACTGTCATGGACTTGAAGTGCTATTTGACAGCAAATAATCTTCCAGTAGCTGGGAAGAAGGAAGCATTGATCAGTCGAATATTGACTCACATGGGGAAATGACCAAGGCGGGCCATCTCTTTTTCGCAATACTGAATGCCATGTTTTGACCAAGGCGAGCCATTGCCATGAGTGGTACGTCCTGAGCGTTTATGTACATATCATCGGGGAAGTGAAGGATGCATTACATGGTGATGGCGATCAACTCACTAGATCATACTATCCTAGGATTAGAACACATCGTAATATAATGCAAATTTGATGTAAGCGTTTTATGTATGACATAGTGTTTGGTTTCATCTTCTGATTACATGTAGGGAAAAACAAGAGAGTCGGTTCATCTCTTTCAAAGAAAGTGTTCAGGTTTATCTTCTGATGAATGATGATATGTAGGGAAAAACAGATGACTCCAATATTAAGTAGATGTCAGCTCATCTCATCTCCACATAATTTTGTTGGGTTTTGTTATTCTATTGAAATTCCACAAGTTCTTGAAATGATGTAATCGCTTCATGAAAGCTTGTGAAATTGAATACTTGGTCCAAAACAATAGGATTATCAATCAGTCTTGCTTGTTATATACCAAAAAGTCATATAAAATCGAACACAATAATGCAAGCAGATGAAATTGCTTTTCTTCTGGGCCTTGTTTTGTTATATATTGTTAATGTTGTTAGGTGCAAAGTTGCCCTCCGAAAGGAGGAGCCATCCCTTAATGAAATGTAATATGGACTATTATCTTTCTTTCATAACAAGCCATGTACGGAAGGTATAtctatttgtttttctttgaccTTTATTCGTCTACCTGTGTGCCTTGGACTCTAAAATTGAAAAGACTTCAACTTTAATTGTAATGCAAATATTCTAGTTCCAATTCCCCATTCTTTTCGGGCAAAAGTGAGTCATCTCATAACAACAATTGTGCATTCATGCACCACTCAAGAAcagcattttttttatttttttatatggaTGTTTCTTTTTGCTAAGGAACCCAAAAGGGAAACATATATATTCCGAGGGATCCCTCAATGCAGAATGAGATGGATTTTGTTTCGACAGTCTTACCCTATTTCCGAACAGATAAATGCCGTTACGTGTGTGTAGGGTTCATTTTAAAACTTCAAAATTAGGTCTTAACTCTCATTTTTGGGGGTTAGGCCTGTATGAAATTACCCAACTAAAGAAAATTCTGACCTATTTTAAATCGATTATGCAATTACTACCAAAGAAAGTTTTTATGAAAAGTGGGTGTCAATTCATTGAGATATATGATATCACTTAAGACAACTAGCTTTCACTTCCAAAAGAGAGAAGATTCTTTATGAAATGAAAGGCATGCATGACAGACAGAAGTGTAGCTAGCATGCAATACATTACAACCAGTCGAAATCTAAAGAAGATGAAatttaaaaataagaaaaagaaaaataggatTCCCCTTAAAGCACATCCTCTTAGCAAAAAGCCAACACCTTCTTAAGGATTGGAGCTATGCATGGTTGTTAACTCTTGTAAAGACAACCAAGTGGAGGATATAATTTGGTTAGTGTGTGGTCATTAACTTAATGCTGCTTAAATCATCAATAGTTTAGTTCTGTATGGACCTTATATTAGGATATCTAGTAACGTAATCTATAGGCAATTGACTATGTCAATTCATTACCAAAATAGTTGGAGGTATACGTACCTCATAAGTCCATTCTACATATGGTTGTTATATATAAATCAATGCAATCCATATATGGGGCCTTTTCTCGTTGTTTTCTTTGGAGTTTCTATCCACCCATTAGTGGATGGGAACCCTCCTTAATTGAGGATTCAAGGGTACGATCAATCACCGAACGCGACTGGAATGCAGATACATCAATCACCGAACTCGACTGGGTAAGGAGGGAGTGCACATACAGCTAATCGCCTTAATACTCTGCTTAGTCACCATACACCAATCACCGAACTCGACTGGACAACATACAACTAATCGCTTTAATACTCTGCTTAGTGCTTAGTCAAGAGATGTGTATATGTGCGgcaagcaaaaaagaaaaatataagcaTTCAATATTAAAGGGATATTTCAAACAAATTATGAAGGTACAATTATCTTAATACAATAATACTCGTCTTGCTTGTTAAGCTTCCTTAATTagttagtatatatatatatatattcaaggaCCATTTTGTAGGGCACACAGACTCGAAACAATCCCCATATAAATGGACTTAGCAAGAGTTGGTTTAGCTTTCCTAATCAAAAAATCAATACTAGTCAATTGGAATAATAGACATATGAAGATTCTTCATTTCCAAATGCATGAGATTAAAACAAACGTTACGGAATGAGTTTTTGTTGTACTTTTCTTCCTGCAATTTATTTCTGAGATGATCTTTTATGGCCGTACATGAAGAGAACACCTAATTGCTAGCTACCTACTGCATTAGTCCACTCTAAATTTGAAAAATACGTACAAGCATGCACTGTTTCTCAATTTGTAACAAATATTCAAAAGAAAacctactacaaaaataataattaacatTGCAAATTAATTTGAGGGTTAATCCACTCTGTAATCTTTATATGTAAATGGACTCCCAACTTTTTTAGGGTCCCATATATAAGATAAGCTTGCTGTTAAACAATGGTAGATGAACTAGCTCAATCCAATAATGGTACAATTATTAATCACATACTCGATATATTAAGTCACCTTTATTCCCTGGTTAAGTCATAAGCTGACATGCATATGTGGAACTCAAGGTCAAGTCCTTTATGGAACTCAAGGTCAAGTCCTTTATATAGAGAACTAATTAAGCTCCAAGTGCTAATTAAGCAGCTCATAaacctctctctatctctaGCTAGctatgcctctctctctctctctgccataAGCATGTTCAAAATTATGTTCTTGGCGGTGGAAATTTTATTCTTCTCAAGCATATTATTAGCAAAAGCTTCTCCTTCACAATCCCATTTCTCCAAATTTTCTAGATCATCCGGAGGACTTTCCCATAAAGAAGCCATTTTATCTCTCTGCGCACATACCCCTCACCGAGCAACTTGTGAATCCActctcctctcctcctcctcctcctcatcatcatctacaAGAGGCTCTGATCATCTCCCTCATACCCTAGAAGGTGCCTTTGTCCAGTCGGTCCATTCCACCGTTGCGAAAGCTCAGCACGCTCGAGCTCTCGCCTATAATCTCACTATTTCCCACCGCCAAAATGCCGATCATGATGTTCACTTCCCTGGTCGCGGTGTAAACGACTGCCTTGAGCTTCTCGATGATGCTATAGATATGCTCGACAATGTCATGATGACATCGTTGTCAAAACCTAACGATGACGACGTTCACACCTGGCTTAGTGCAGCTCTTACTAACCAAGAAACTTGTCTAGAGAGCCTCGAGAAAGACAAGTTCAAGACAGAGAAAAACATTATGGATGTCACGGCTCAAAATCTGAGCCAATACATAAGCAACTCCCTAGCACTTTTCGTGCTTACCATGGGTAGCAGCAGTGTCTCCTTCGCTAGTAGTTCGGAGCATTTACCTCGAGACACTGAGTCAAAGTCAAAGGAAGCTAAAAATGCAAACCCTAATAGAAGACTATTGGCATCGGACAGTAGTTTTCCGACGTGGGTCCCGGCCGCAGAAAGGAAGCTTCTAGAAGCTTCTGTTGGGGAGATAGAAGCAGATGCTGTGGTGGCTCAGGATGGGAGTGGGACGCACAAGAGCATTGGTGAGGCAGTGAAGGGGTTGCTGCTAATTGGATCCTTGGAGAGTAGTGGTACTAGTACTGGGGGGAGATCTGTGATTTACGTAAAAGCTGGGACATACCACGAATACATAATCATACCCACGAAGCAAAAGAACGTGATGTTGATTGGTGATGGAGTGGGGAAAACGATCATTGTGGGCAACAGGAACTCAGACGATGGCTGGACAACTTATAAGTCTGCTACTGTGGGTAAGAACTAACAGACCCACTAACGATCCCCCCCTCATATATAATTACTATTGTTAATAGTTAAAGATTAACTGTCAAAAATCTATAATTTAGTTTGTTACTGGGTGTAAGTAACAATGAACAAagataaaagcaaaaaattCTCACCACGTTCATGTGCATATATCATATACGTTATATACATACAACTGTTATATATGTTGACCATTCAATACTCCGTttagaacaattcttaggttcacccatTGGGTGAATCAGCATATGCaccctctcttgcgattaaggcataataactttataattttataaTCCGACCATTCATATTGTATAacataatacaaagattagctctgtaaaaaaccaatcaaattgaagaccttttagttattcatttctatgaaatacatggatgGTTCATTATAATAGTAGTAAgcgttgttagaaccatccaatACAAGAgagggtgaacctaagaattgttcatgAAAAAGAATCATCCTTAAACGGACAGttaccagttttttttttttttttgagaattttttAGTTACCAGTTTGCAGTAAAGACATAGAAAATAGGTTCACTTTTAACTTATTGTTCGATCATTTCACTTGTGATTAA
Coding sequences within:
- the LOC133711053 gene encoding pectinesterase-like — encoded protein: MFKIMFLAVEILFFSSILLAKASPSQSHFSKFSRSSGGLSHKEAILSLCAHTPHRATCESTLLSSSSSSSSSTRGSDHLPHTLEGAFVQSVHSTVAKAQHARALAYNLTISHRQNADHDVHFPGRGVNDCLELLDDAIDMLDNVMMTSLSKPNDDDVHTWLSAALTNQETCLESLEKDKFKTEKNIMDVTAQNLSQYISNSLALFVLTMGSSSVSFASSSEHLPRDTESKSKEAKNANPNRRLLASDSSFPTWVPAAERKLLEASVGEIEADAVVAQDGSGTHKSIGEAVKGLLLIGSLESSGTSTGGRSVIYVKAGTYHEYIIIPTKQKNVMLIGDGVGKTIIVGNRNSDDGWTTYKSATVAAMGDGFIARDITFVNDAGPSKHQAVALRVGADKSVVHRCSIIGYQDTLYTHSKRQFYRETDIYGTVDFIFGNSAVVFQTCNIHPRKPPSSGLKNFVTAQGRSSPNQNTGISIHNCKIAAASDLFPVRSSYETYLGRPWKQYSRTIIMQSFMDDSINRAGWSPWSGGFALNTLYYGEYMNSGSGALTSGRVKWGGYHASLTSTQAQAFTVGGFISGNLWLPSTGVSFSSGLIG